DNA from Mugil cephalus isolate CIBA_MC_2020 chromosome 5, CIBA_Mcephalus_1.1, whole genome shotgun sequence:
CCCTGCTGGCGGGGGTCATGCTGTACCTGGCGATGGGAGCGCTTGTTTTCATGACCCTGGAGTCCCCCAAGGAGAATTCGGCCCACGAAGTACTGCTTCAAACCAGGAATAACTTCCTCTTCAATAACTCCTGTGTCACCGAGTTGGACTTTCGCAAACTAGTAAAGGTACCTACTAgacattatttcatttagtATTCCTGTGCATGTGTACGTGCACGTATTGTATCGCAGATATATTACTGATTTAACTTAGCAGAGATCACAACACACTCTCTGTATGTCCATTTTAAGGCACATTAGagaccacacaaacaaacattatatTACCGTGTGATTCTCAACTCTGACACGGTGCAGAGCCGACGTTTGGAGTGAATCTGTTGAATATACAGCAGACGTGAACATAAACTTTTGGTCTCTTTGACGTTAATTAGTAAATATTTAGAACTATCCAAATAGCTGGAGTTCCTATCTAAGTTTGATACATATTAAAATCTGCTTAATGTACAAGTAAGTAAATACTACGAGGCATACTTGgttaaatttaactaatttattgaaaaatcgtttttttttttgtttgtttttttcttcccaataCGACGTTTGAATAAGTCATACCTCGGTTACCATAGAAACGTCATGACTAGCCCAGGCCTGCTCAGCTTAGCTTTCACCTTCAGTCTCAACTCAGGCTGAAACAGCGTCACGCTCATTTTAAATCAGTCTACCAGATAATCCTGTGGTCGCTACAAGCTTTTCAGtcaaaatcttaaaaaaaacacactacaTTGAAAATTAAGCTAAGAAAAGccaatgttttcagtttttgttttatttgaatgtcaGCTATGTGAAGTATCAAGATCTATGTGGAAGCTCGTGTAGCACTTACACCAACCAGCAGGTCAATATGTGCAGTTACTAGTCATATATCTACTGCACATACTTGTACTTCACTTCCATTTTCCGTTTCCATTTTCTGTCACTGTATACACCAGAGTGCTCTGTTTTCAGAGGCATAATATTAAACTTTTAGTTAACTTACGTGGGTAGTTTACAGTTAAAAttttacaaatacacattttacatgcggtaaataaagattaaagaGGTATTCCTTGGCCGTTAACCGTGTACAAAAAAGGTAGTGTCTTGTTGAGGCTCTCAGTCACAAGTTTAGGACACAGCTCCACTGAGAGTTTATTCCCATGAGATGTTTTTCTGCTCGGGGCACAAAGAAGGCCCAAATCCTAAAATGTGTaactaaaacacagagaatgcTAATGGGAAACATTTAAAGAGTGTGAAGAAGTTAAAAGTAGCTCCACCTAAAGCTAGTACAAACAGTAAAGACTCTTCTTCCTTGGAGAAAACTTACTTTGTTGTATTGGTACTCGTACTCAACAGAACACAAGTCAAAATGTGCGCAACGCCACAAACGCAGACTAGTGTCAAAGCATTGATTTTACAGTTGAAGTACATCCCACACCTGCAGGGACTGGTGTCTGCGGTCGAGGCTGGTCTGGACGTGAGCAGCCTCTCTGCCAACCTCACCACCCGCTGGGACATGGCCTCCGCCTTGTTCTTCTGTGgtaccatcatcaccaccataGGTAGGTAGGGGGCACCACTCACCTGCAGGGGAAACTCTGACGCTCGTCCATTAAAGTTGAAGCTGGAGTTATAGATGTTTCAGAGCAACAATGCtgatctaaaaacaaaacacattgtGTATTGGCAGCTAAAGAAGTAatgttaaagtttttaaataagAAGCTGAAGTGGGAACCATctaaaaaggagagaggagacatggcAATCAATCACTTTTCCCCCTCATATCCCATCGGCTTCAgctggtttgttgttttcatttctcctaGGGACACTATAGGGACACTGTTGGtgtttattgcatttttaagtGGTGCCTGGCCTTTTGGATTTTTACCTACAGGTTTTGGGAATCTGTCGCCACGGACGTCGTCCGGCCAGTTGTTCTGCGTGTGCTACGCCCTGGTGGGCATCCCTATGTTCGGCATACTGCTCGCTGGAGTGGGCGACCACATGGGCACGGTGCTGCGGAGAGCCGTGGCCAAGATTGAGACCCTCTTCCTGGTGAGAATCGTCTATCGCGCCCAAGAAATAAAACCTCAGCCAGACACAAAGAGGCCTGGGCCTCTTGTCCCTGGAACTGGTCAATGAAACAAGCTAGTGGAGAGGACTGGTAACTGCAGCCGAGCATATTTTAATCTCCCCTAAAATATGAGGTCACAAATGTGATTCCCTGTCAAGAGACCTTCCACCTAACCACttgaacacaaagaaaattCATTACAAACAACCTTGgaggtctttctttttttaaagcaggATGAAATGCAGACGTGTGATTACTCATAAATCTACACATTTAGGATTCAACCTGAATCCTAAAGATTTTCAAGCTTGTTTCATGTCGTTCAATTCCACATTGTCCACATTGAAATGTGCACCCACTGATCATGACGGATTCTCCCTCCTCATCTCCCACTGTTATTCTCCCACAGAAACGTAAGGTCAGGCCCACGACCGTGCGCGTGATCTCTGCCGTTCTCTccattctgattggctgcctgATCTTCCTCGCCGTGCCGACAGTCGTGTTTCAGAAAGTGGAGGACTGGTCCTTTCTGGAGTCCCTCTATTTTGTGGTCATCACTCTCACCACAGTGGGCTTCGGAGACTATGTACCTGGTAATGTCTCACTGTCTCTAGGACATCAGGCATATGATGATTGACAGGGTACGAGATAAAAGCAACTAAACTCTGTTTAGATGAATTGTAGAAATTAAGTTTAACTTTGTCTTTTGGGGCCTTATTCACATTAAATGTCGTCAAAACTTTAAATTACTCATCAATTAAGTAGCTCCAACCATGTCGCTCTGGGATGAGAGGCTGCTAGTAAACACTGGAAAAATATTATAGTGGAAAACAAGAGTCTTGTGCCTTGAGTTAATTACAGCTTGAACCACAATAATCCTAATAAATCTTTAATGGCAACAGTTTGCGATCTGTGTTCAGCTAATTTGAATGTTCCCACTTTTAGACATCAAGATTGTTGCAGCATGAAACCATTAGTTGGTTAAACagttaggtaataatatattaattcTTTCTCTTCCATGCAAAAACTTGCAGGAGGTTGAGCGAATAGGGTGCAATGATGTTCGTGAGTCTCAAGTAATAAAAGAAATTGATAATTGCAATAAAATCCACTTTCTCTGCGTCCAGGTGGTGGCCGCGATGACCGCAAGTTCTTCAAGATTCTGGTGTTGCTGTGGATAGTGTTTGGTCTGGCCTATTTTGCCTCCATCCTCACTATGATAGGCAACTGGCTGAGAGTGCTGTCTAAGAGGACTCGTGCTGAGGTGAGAGATTTATGTGAAGCCGAGAGATGACCCTTACACTCGCTAAATATCTCCTCGGTTGGAAAACTAATGTCTAATGCCTCTCGCTCACtcagatggaggagctgagggcCCACGCCACAGACTGGACACAGAACATGTCCATGGACTTCCGCATCCCGAACCCCCTGGAATTCAACGACCCTTTCCTCCTGCAGCGCCGGCGCTGGAAACGCAGCGAGCGTCGGCGCATTCGCCGAGGAGCCCAGGGCACTCTGGGATACTGGGTGCGGGGGGGTTCTGAGAACGGACACCTGCCAAACAGCTGGGCCGGTCTCTCCAGCTCCTTGAGTCGACTGGAGGCCCATTCGTCGCTGGAGAGGGCTCGGGCGGCCAAAGCCAGGCCACGGGTCAGTGCTGCCGAAGGGGCAGCGGTGCCGCGGGCTGTGGTGGGGCTGAGGGTCGACCCTGCTGTGGGTGCGCAGGCGCAGGCCCAGTCGTTCCATCACCTGCTGGCCCGCTCATTTTCCCTCCCCGTGGCTCACTCCACCTCAGAGCTGGACTCGGCAGGTGCGGCCATGCAGGAAGAATCCCTCTCTGGGTCGGAGTCCCCATCTGACTCCAGGTCGGACGGCTCTTCCGTCTCCCTGTCGTTCTCGCCGCTCCCCAAGTTCCAGCCCTGCCGCATAGTCAGCGgtgtggaggagggagaagtgAGGCCCGCGCATGTCAAGGCGGCACAAGGGGCGGACAAACGGATTCCAGCGGAAAAGTGGGAATCTGTAGCGGGCAACAGCCACAAGCATGCACCTGCCCCTAGCTTTCCCTCTCACTCCTCCCCTCTTCACCTCTCCTTCCAGCcagtcctccctccctcccttccctcacccccctcccctccctcccttccctcccctccctctcctccctcctcgccCTCCCCTcactcctcccactcctctctctctgctcacgGCCTCCCCGCCCTCTCGTCAGGCTGCCAGCTGCTGGATTTCTTTGGAGAGAACCTGGCGTACATCGACGAGTCCTCGGACACGCTGAGCGACCGCACCCAGGCTTCCACCagcgaggagaagaagaagcggcCGCGAAAGCCCAAgaggaggagcatgaggaggCAGCTGCCGCACAGGTGGAGCCCCCGGCAGGTGAGGAAGCTCAGCTGCGACATGCAGCCTCCGTCGAATCCCCCTACGCCACCTCCGGGCGCCTCCCCGTCAGACCTGACTCAGTCCGAGGACCAGACAGACTCAGCCGCTGCTCTCTGACGACCACCACGCTCATAGCGTGGTGCCAAAGTCCAGATGTGACGGAACATCAGAATCAAAGCTGTGGGTTTGCAGCAGAGGACCTGACAATCGTAGAATTTAGAAGACACACACCTTGTGAAAATCTCACCATGATGAATGTATCAGTTGTCCAGGATGTTTTAGTATTTATGGTAAGTCTCACAAATGTTGCACTGTTAACTTACTGACTTTAGCATTCACCGCTGGTGTGACTAAAACTCTCATCTTCTGGTTTGGGATTATTGCTCGTGCATCGTTCTCAACATGCAGAAGAGATAAATGTGCCTTAACTTTAAAACGGACCACACCTGGAGTAAACAGCCAGTCACAGGTTTGAGGAGGCGATGAGTCACATCATCATCCAGATATCATCACACATAATTACTTGTTGAACTGCTTTCAGCCGCTGATCTTAGTAAATCGTCAGCAGACTTACACgacactaaatcccaaactgaatTTGGCTGCGTGAAGCTAACCTTTGGGGACTGATTACGAGCTTTAAATTGGGTGCAGGGTTTCCCGCAGCGTTTCATAGCACTTGACCACCTCGCTTGGAAAAGACCACTTCCGCTGACATAAGAACAAATGCACTTTTACAAAATATGACATTAAAAGGGAGGAACAACAAGGAACGAGTAAATGATATGTATTTAAAGTGTGTTGACGTTGCTATGAACTAACTAAATTAATCACGAGACGCTTGCTGTCAAGATCTGGGTGGCTTACCACCTTGGCTAAAATAAAATTCCCGGGGGAAAACCCAGCAGTGGGCGGAGAAGCtgagccacaacaacagaacgTCAGCTTCAAAGCACAACAGGGCCATTATTCACGGCAGGACCAGCGACAGTCCTGGATTGTAATGTCGTCACACAGGTCCCGACGACGGGAAACCTTCAAGACTGAAGTCTTCCGGTTGTTTGAGGGATGAGAGAAGGGGGCTACTACTTCCTGGTTATTTGATTGGCTCATTACACtgctgttaaatattttcaaagGTTAAAAAgggttttcaaaaaaaaaaaaaaaaaatgtcaaacatttttgTGCCTTTTGTCTTTGGTACAAATggataaaaagtttaaaagcttATTCTGAAGTTTGTGGTGTGAACCAACTATACTATCAAGTGTCCTTAACCTTAAGTCACCGTTGGCAAGATTCTGCTTGTGGCCACTTTTCCTCTTGgttgaacatttttattattattttttttattattattattatttttactaaataATTGCGCAGGTTTTTAAATCCGTTTGCACTCCTTTTGTGTGCAGCCTGTACTCAGCTGATCTCTGTCACACGTCCCATAATGTCTTAAAGTTATCCATTAAAGTGCTCTGCCCTCGCTTAACTCACACAGTCATTTGACGTTTACCCAAACTCTTTGTGATTGTTTGTTGTATAACTGTGGACATTTTCTTAAAGGGCTCATGTGACATCTTGCTCGCTCGGCTTACTGGGACGCACACTGGTGGCCTATTAGTCCAGTCAGCGGTTTCACACGATCCCACTGATCAACAGGTGGCAGCAACGTGCCAagaaacacaatgaacacaGGAGGCTGGTAAACACTTAAATAATGTAGATCTTTTCAAATGTTATTAGGGAAAAAGTGCATTCAACTCATTGGTTCGACCTCTGAtggtgaaggagaaggaaactTTACGCCTTTAAATAGTAAAATCCTGAAAAAACATTACGTTTGGCAAAATagctgaagaaaacaaataaaacaaagtaaatagCCGTGCTTTAGAGTTCCTAGTAAAAGGTATAAACTATGTAGACAGTGCAAAGCCACTGTGACCTGAACCCTGAAAGTCCTGAGTGAACTCAGCTCCTGTGGGATAAATGCATTACTCAGAATCAGGAAATACTACACAAGGCTATTGTGGCATCGTGCCCTCCACCAGGGCCAAAATAAGTAACTGACTGAATCCACATAGATTCAGGCTCCCACATATTTTGTCACTTGTTGACAGAAGTCTGGAAGGAGAAGCGGACGGCTCATGGCGGTTTGCTGCCCATGATCCATCAGCAATACTGTCAATATGAGTGCTGACCAATGAAGGGCAGTTTCTTTTCCGTCGTTATGTGTTATGAACAGACTGCCAGAATATTTTGAACACATGACCTTAAACTGaaatttaatgttctgtttaACTTCGTGATACGGGACACCGGTTGTGAAGTGTCAAATTAACAGACCCAGACATTTATTATGGGTTATTATTAAGATTTAGAGATCTACTGACTCCggcaaaacatcacaaaatgtgtttgttttttttattttttagaatcTATGTATTACACCTTGAGTCTAAGTAACTGTTTGCTAAATGGTGCCTCAGATCTCCACTAGCTTTTATGCTGTATGATGCAGAAAATTGTGTCTCGTCCCACaactgtatgttttcatttttaaccaaTATAAAAGTGATAAGtcacaaaaagtgaaaaataaataaataatgaaaagcaTTCAGGTGAAAGTGTTCAACTTAACTATACTCCACTATAAATAATTGttacgtatttttttttctcataaagtTCAATGTTTCGTTATCAATTACATGTTTTCCTGCACAGATGACTGAATTTGCAGAAATTAGGAAAGGTGACAGTAGAACAAAATTACTCCCGTGTATCAGTGTGATAATACACAACTTAACTGCAAGTTGTGCATGTAAGTCTCATAATTAGGATATTAATCAtgttttacatgaaaaataaatgataaagttCCCAGTGGTCACTTTATATGTTCTAAATTGTTAACTTTGTAAAGTTTCAGTGTTATTGCTACTTGTGGCTAATCCAGTTTGAACATATTTCACttgatgaataataatatataacttTCACTGTCACCACCAGATTGACAACTATCAATAAACACGCCCAAACCTCAGTCCTTACCTCAAACTGAATCAGCCTGTCCTTCATTTAGGGTGAGAAAACACCGAAATGACGCCCTCATCTGTTTAAAAAGGGAACAGCTGGTCCTCTGTGGGTTTGGCCTTCCAGCTGTTTTGTCCCAGTAGGGCCTCAAGTACAGCTCTGGTCTCCAAGTCTGACTGCTCAGAGAATATGGCTTCAATAATGCTGAGGCCACACATCGGTATCTCCTGTTTACTCGTGTGTCTTATTGCCGATCTGCCGCTTGTATAACTTTATATTTCGTGTTTATGGACTCCTGTTGGCCCGAGagctgtattttaatttaactgccagaaataaaaagcaatgaCTTCAGTCCTGACCTGAAAGCACAAGGTGCATGTGAGAGAGAATCGGCCTCTGTTATCCTTGGAAACATTTTACAGATTTTATCAAAGGCTCTCTTTACGTTTTCAGTGAGCACAGGGAAGGGTGGGTGAGCGTGTCCAGAACCAGAGCCATGAATCATGACATATTTTTCTATACGGAGCCTAAACAAGCTGGATGTACGTATGAATGTATGCATGCATGGGTGTGCTGTCGTTGCCCTGAGGGTCAGTGCACACACGCCCTCTCGAGGTCAAAGGCGCAGATGTGGTTTCTGAAGAAAGAcgtttgtgtgtgagacagagcaGGGGTCCATATCCAcgtccctccctccgtcccaaGGACAGAGGGGACCAGTGTGAGATGGAGCAAGGCGCTTTACCGTGGGATAAGTACAGGTTGGATATAGCAAGGGGTAGTTAAGTGGAAAAGACTAACAGATGCTGGGGCTAGTTTACTCAGGGGGAGGGAGCCTCACCACAGCTCGAGCACTGACaccccagcacacacacacagacacacatagcGGGGCTGCATTCTCGGTGCCGCTtagaaaaacagttttactGCGACGGCTTCAGAACACTTTGTATCTCTTTAAGCTATTTTAACAGCAGAAGCAGCTTGGATGCAAACTTGGCCCCTTTCAGTAAACACATGCGTGACTGATTTAGCTTtaggaaattaaagaaaattattGAAGCaaaattatgaattaaaaaaacagtctgTGTCGCAGTATCTGACAAGCAGGTCGTTTAGATTGGAGCTCAACAGAAGTTTGTTTGTGGAGCTCGAAgctttaaaaattatatttacacAAGACTAATActgactccaaatgaaatccTTAGTAGCAGGTACAACATGGAAAGTAGTGTACACGAAATATGTGACATTTAATTGGAAATGTTCATTACaccgctgctaggcaactgttggtatttaggctaacagttagcaagctaactgCTGGGTAACCGAATGTAGGAAATTTAAAGGAATAatggaaatgaggaaaaataaaatgataaaaactaaaaaggaaCCTTTACACAACtaaattacagtaaattaaGTTGTCATTCAACAGTAGATTATTTCATTAAGCCTTTAACTTTTCTACATTAGGTTACTTGTTTTgctagcttgctaaactgttagcgtCTGTGGATGAAAGACACAGACCTGCGTTGAGCCATTTTGTATACAGGAAGTTCTACAAGTCACAAAAACAGTCCGCATGAACTAATTTTTATCACTTTATGTTGTCAGAggaattttattattattattatttaattaatattattgttttgtagGAGCTAGCATTTAATTTCTGGTATCATCAAGTGTTTGTATAAATTAAGCTGGAAGTTCACACTTTGACTTAAATTTTGAATGCAGGAAATTTTctttataattatatatgtgTCTATATATCATATATAGTTTATTGGGGTATTGCCACTTCGACTTTTAATATAACTGTGTTCTTCCTCCACTGCTGGTCGTCAGATGTGCTTGTGTCTCTCACTGACGAGACATGAAAGTCGTGTCTAATGTAGTAAATCATGTTTGAGGCAATCCGTGTTGGCTTAATGACACGAGAGGAGGTAATGATGTGTCTAAGACATGATTATGACACATGCTGGACTTTTAATAGTGTGTTCTGGTATTTTAGTTTCACTTGCTCATCTTTTTTATGGGAATGAAAATGAACGCATGAATGAGTTTAGTACCATCTAAGAGGAGTGAGAGGAAAGAGcgtttagattaaaaaaaaaaacaagttcaatTAATCTGAATTGATTCTACAAGCTGAGACCActtaagataaattaaaaaaaaaagtttgtattagtttttagtttttattatttagatgAAACTTTTAATCTGTCCTCCGCACACTTTTAGAACAGCAGCTGCATAAAGTGTCGACCAGAATAATGTCTGAGGGATCCAGTTACACAATTTTATTGCCAGCCAattcaaaatgaatatttcctGTGGCCATGGCATAACTGGTATATAAATTCATGAAAACCACTGGCTCGCTTAATACATCTATAACTGGAAGTTGTTGTGACAGCCTTGTATTTGTTGGACTGGACCGCTTCCTATTCAGCTAAAACTTTATTGTCAGTCGGGTTTtctaaacacatacacacgcacgcacacacacgcacacacgcacacacacacacacacgtctcaaTTTTAGCGGGgtcacagagaaaacatctgcagcagatgtttttcttatttagtCACAATAAAATCCGCGATGATGCCAAGGAATCATTTCTGTGTTATCACGCATCACCTcaccagccacacacacacacacactatacacacactgcacactg
Protein-coding regions in this window:
- the kcnk4a gene encoding potassium channel subfamily K member 4, which gives rise to MRCATLSTLLAGVMLYLAMGALVFMTLESPKENSAHEVLLQTRNNFLFNNSCVTELDFRKLVKGLVSAVEAGLDVSSLSANLTTRWDMASALFFCGTIITTIGFGNLSPRTSSGQLFCVCYALVGIPMFGILLAGVGDHMGTVLRRAVAKIETLFLKRKVRPTTVRVISAVLSILIGCLIFLAVPTVVFQKVEDWSFLESLYFVVITLTTVGFGDYVPGGGRDDRKFFKILVLLWIVFGLAYFASILTMIGNWLRVLSKRTRAEMEELRAHATDWTQNMSMDFRIPNPLEFNDPFLLQRRRWKRSERRRIRRGAQGTLGYWVRGGSENGHLPNSWAGLSSSLSRLEAHSSLERARAAKARPRVSAAEGAAVPRAVVGLRVDPAVGAQAQAQSFHHLLARSFSLPVAHSTSELDSAGAAMQEESLSGSESPSDSRSDGSSVSLSFSPLPKFQPCRIVSGVEEGEVRPAHVKAAQGADKRIPAEKWESVAGNSHKHAPAPSFPSHSSPLHLSFQPVLPPSLPSPPSPPSLPSPPSPPSSPSPHSSHSSLSAHGLPALSSGCQLLDFFGENLAYIDESSDTLSDRTQASTSEEKKKRPRKPKRRSMRRQLPHRWSPRQVRKLSCDMQPPSNPPTPPPGASPSDLTQSEDQTDSAAAL